In Antedon mediterranea chromosome 10, ecAntMedi1.1, whole genome shotgun sequence, one genomic interval encodes:
- the LOC140059916 gene encoding UNC5C-like protein codes for MPDVEGGASVRSQGHDSVNRYSDALRVFRERVSSKVTKIRELPTGRVSTAFDGGDASYDNPVIIDMVPEEDSVPQTSVLPTSNDTEYDDLISQAEEWKQRHCDANLHEVCFTTTRFIAGLFDEQGGMLNMDHMGIRLFVPPGAIEGEAKLIYMYIAKDLQYMPSIDLTQARVGPTIFCGPQGIGFLERVILSYEHCANIDDASTKLVPMFTSSRPNENLDYKSLDEEEDVLVIKRRGRCSILISHFTGFSSIATSTSPDLPAEIYMNLVVYSSLVQATATRMILRLYFVHKTADAIQMVACEEESINGVKRTPFTTWSFKTNLDATSLLEIENNWTTRNPKLTIPADTLRENLYVTKSYMLLKRDTIIENSLVGSVHVTQAGQSDDLKETLHILAQENEDKMIKRKAIPMRSSVLLKQPLRRTLKELLDPDGLVDWRMFAHELELDDMIPKLEKQKHGSPTYELLNTWEATRSRNDAEDWLHLQQIFEKIGRKDAVTEILKAKSEMNYVELDCSKK; via the exons ATGCCGGAC GTAGAAGGAGGAGCGTCGGTAAGGAGTCAAGGACATGATTCGGTGAACCGCTATTCAGATGCACTGCGTGTTTTCAGAGAACGAGTCTCAAGTAAGGTAACCAAAATACGAGAGCTACCAACAGGACGAGTATCAACCGCGTTTGATGGTGGTGACGCTTCTTATGATAACCCTGTAATTATTGACATGGTACCAGAGGAAGATTCTGTGCCACAAACTTCCGTGCTGCCTACTTCAAATGACACTGAATATGATGATTTAATTTCTCAAGCCGAAGAATGGAAACAGCGCCATTGCGATGCCAATTTACATGAAGTCTGTTTCACCACGACCAGATTCATTGCTGGTTTGTTTGATGAACAAGGAGGGATGTTAAATATGGATCACATGGGCATCCGACTATTCGTACCACCGGGAGCAATCGAAGGAGAAGCTAAGctgatatatatgtatattgcTAAGGATTTACAGTATATGCCTTCTATCGATCTCACTCAGGCTCGAGTGGGTCCAACAATCTTCTGCGGTCCGCAGGGCATTGGTTTTCTTGAGCGTGTCATACTTTCATATGAACATTGCGCGAACATCGATGACGCAAGCACCAAATTGGTTCCTATGTTTACCTCTTCTCGACCTAATGAAAATTTAGACTATAAGAGCCTAGATGAAGAAGAGGATGTCTTGGTCATCAAAAGACGAGGACGGTGTTCGATATTGATATCACATTTTACAGGGTTTTCGAGCATTGCAACATCGACCAGTCCAGATCTACCAGCGGAAATATACATGAACTTAGTTGTGTACAGTTCCTTAGTTCAAGCTACTGCTACCCGGATGATATTAAGACTGTACTTTGTTCATAAAACTGCAGATGCAATACAA ATGGTTGCGTGTGAAGAGGAAAGTATAAATGGAGTGAAAAGAACACCTTTTACGACATGGTCATTTAAAACAAATCTTGACGCAACCAGTTTATtggaaattgaaaataattggaCAACAAGAAATCCGAAGCTA ACTATCCCGGCGGACACGTTGCGGGAAAACCTCTACGTAACAAAATCCTACATGTTGCTAAAGAGAGACACTATTATTGAAAACAGCTTAGTTGGAAGTGTTCATGTGACTCAGGCTGGCCAATCGGATGACTTAAAAGAAACACTTCATATACTAGCGCAAGAG AATGAGGACAAAATGATAAAAAGGAAGGCGATTCCGATGCGATCGTCTGTGCTACTTAAACAACCTCTACGGCGAACACTAAAGGAACTCCTGGACCCAGACGGCTTGGTTGACTGGCGAATGTTTGCTCACGAATTAGAATTGGATGATATGATACCAAAactagaaaaacaaaaacacggCAGTCCAACGTATGAATTACTAAACACGTGGGAAGCTACTCGCTCGAGAAACGATGCCGAAGACTGGTTGCATCTCCAGCAGATTTTTGAGAAGATTGGTCGGAAAGATGCTGTAACGGAAATATTGAAGGCCAAGTCCGAAATGAATTATGTCGAGTTAGACTGTTCTAAAAAATAG